The stretch of DNA CGACTGATCTGTGGGCATGATCGGGAGGCCGACCCCTATTATTAACCGAATTTGCTACTCTTCACCTCAATCAATCTCACTAAATCATTGCAAATCTGAAGCATTGCAAAGCGGCTCTCCATGGAGCTCCAACAAGCCCGAGGGCCCCAAGGGGAGCACCATGTCATCAcctcgctggcgacgttcgtgcggACTGAGTTGGAATGCACCATCGTGCCAGAGTTGGCCCCCAACGACTAACCACTACGCAAGCATTTTCTTCTTCCAGCAATGTTGTTATTGTCAGCAAAGTTTCTCTAAGCTGTTTCCAGTACCTCCATGACAAACGGTGATAAGGATCTCATAGATTAAAGTttagaaaaaattcaaaaaataacaaAACATTATTCACACGAATAAGTGAATATTCACTGTATTCAACGTAAGCACGTACTGCACGAGCACATGATAAAAGAACATTTACAAGAAAACACACGAACATGCATAGACGTGCTTATTGATAGTGTTAAAAATGGTCTTACATTTTGGGACAGAAGGAGTAGTAAATAGCGATTCCAAAGAAGTAAACTGCATACGACCTAGTAAGTTTAGGAATGATACAAGCTAGTAAGTTTAGGAATGATACAAGCTTCAGCACAGGAGAAACCAATAGAGCACACACCAAATAGCTACTACATTCAAGAACTACTTCCAGACACAAAGTGGATAGATCATGGCGATGCTAATAACGAGTGGAAGTGAATAAAAGGCAAAGCCATCACCGACGCCTCTGTGATCTTCTTCCTCGATGTATCCTTCTCCTCGGTGGTTTGTGCATAACTCAAAGGATGAACCCTGAGTCGGTGAGGTAACTTCCAGACACAAAGACCTTGCATCGACGATAGATCAGTATGTTGACTTACATCAACaggaaaataataaaaacaatAAAAACATGATAGACTTACATCACGGCGGACCTTATGAGCAGAAGCAATCGCCATTGCCATCGCCATtgccatcgccatcgccatcatcatccccctcgccctcgcccttgcATTGATCACCTCTGTGATCTCCTTTCTGAATGAATCCGCCTCCTCACTGGTCCCTAGACAACTCCAAGGACGAACCCCGAGACAAAAAAACTTGTCAACGCAGACCTTACACACCTTCCTGTCGTGCAGGGATACCTCCTTGATGTTCACCGCAGCTTGAACGACGCGCTTGACGTATCCCATGAAGTTGTTGTTGGACTGGAATCCATAGATAGTTAGCCTGGCCAGATTCATGTGTTTGAAATCAGGAGTTGATAGCTCCCACTTCACATCCATGCCATTAGAGTAACTTGTTTGCGACTTCCTTTGGCACTTCTGACCCCATACGGTGATGGAAAGCTCCTCAATGGATGGTGCAGCTTCGAGAAGGAACATCGTCCAGGCGATGTCACATTCCTCGGGGAGATTGTCCAGATTCACAAGCCGTAGTTTGCCGAGTAGAGGAGCAAGCACTTTTGGGCATTCTGGTCGAATCCAAATCTGGTGAAGATGAGAGAAACAAATTAAGGATGAGTACAACGTGTGCACAAATTATTGGAAACATCCTCAAGTGAGAATTAATTAATTAGAAGTTTGAGTGAGTACCTTTTCACTTTGAAAATCCAGGTGGAGATGGCTTATCGGGGGAGCCTTAACAAGCGTCTTGCTTAGGTCGAGGGCCCTGTCTACAGCATATCCACGAGATAGATCTAGGTTCGAGAGCGTAGGGACAAAACCCAGAGCTATGGGGCAATGATCATCATACTGCCAATTTCTATAACTCATACGTTGAAGGTTGGGTAGGCTTCCAAGCCTTATCACTAAGAATTTCCCAGAGGTAATGTCAAGCTCGGCAAGTCGAGCATGGTGTAGAGTCAACATTGATCTCTCCCCTGCGTCACACTGGAAGAAGCACAACGACTCCAACCGCGTGCAAGTGCGAAGAATGGTGGGTACGTCGGACTCACCAAACCTGAGGTTGTGCAGATGCAGCCGCGTGAGACCGGCGAATGCGGCCGGGCACTCGCTGATAAAATCATTGAACAGCTTGGCGAAGGAGAGGAGGTCGTCATGGCTGTAATCATTGTACTGCCTTTTGGTAAGGATCTCGAACTCGGCGGCGTCGACCTTCTGGGTCGCCATGGCGAGGGCGACGGACCTGCCGATCCTGAGATGGTCGTCGCCTGTCATCATGAATCTGAGCTTGAGCGCGCGGATGGGGACCTGTGGAGACCTCGTGCTGAGGATCCTTTCGGTCATGTCGACCACCTGGCGGTTCTTCCAGCGTAGATCGCGGGCGCTGGGGACGATGACGATCTGCGAGAGCAAGGCGGGCAGCTTGAGCGTTCGCTTGGAGACGACGCAGGTCCTGACGGCGTCGAGCGTGCCCACCCTCTCCAGAATATTGAGCAGCACGTCGTCGGGTAGCTTGATTAGCCTGTCGATTTCCGGCAGCTGGAAAATTCCATTCAGCCAGGGAGGGTAATAATTAAGATAGCTCGATACAATGCATGCATGACTCACTACAAGCGAGAATTTGAGAAGAAAAGACCACAAGTAACGAGGCCTTAcctcacggcggcggcggcggcgaaggaacTTCATGGCGGCCCGATCTCAAGGAACGACACGGCCGGCTAGCTAGGCTTACATCACGGTAGCGGAAATCGCTTGCACGTTTATTTGGCAGCCTCCCCTGACTTCACCAAGGAGGTTTCCTGATCCTATTAAACGTACATGGCCTGGTCTTTTTAACATCGTTTCACAAGCCGTACGCAGACATATAATCATGGTATGTTCATATTTATAATGTAATTTAAACCGGACTCTTATTCCTTCTTTGTTTCAATCCAACTTTGTTTGTGAAAAGCACTTGGATTTATTACAAAAGTTCAGCAAAAGTACAAAGCATTCTAAACAtcataaaaattacatcgagatcCCTGGACCACCGAACGACCACTGCCGCCGCTTGAACGAGCCGTCAACGCGTTGCTATCCCTGCTCCATATCGGAGCCAACCTCTTCTTGTCAATGACAACCGGGAAGCCTTCATACCATCGCTGTGAAGCCGTACGTAGTCATCGCCGTTAAACCCTTGAATCGTTCTGAAGAACCTGACGCCGATCTTGTCATTGCGTATGTACGGCAATAGACCCTAATGCCGCTACCTCGAGGAACTGGCAGGAAACTACCCCGGAGCTCCATCTAATCCGTTCCGATAGACAAACTTGACGAGGAATGGAGCCCAGAAGACCGCCTCGAAGAAGAAGCGTCACCATCTATCCTAGGGCTGCCCTTACAAGGACTAAAATCCTAACCTATCTACTAGCCAGAGCCGACGCACAAGGATTCCCCTTTTCCATCCAACTTTTGCCCTTGCCACATCTAGCTAATTTTTTTTGCaagaaactttcaatctattcatcttcaatcatagcAGTACAAAGAACAAcaaaggtaataaaaattataaccatgtccgtggaccacctagcgacgactacaagcactggagcgagccgaaggcgcgccgccgtcatcgcccctccatcaccggagccgggcaaaccttgttgtagtagacagtcgggaagtcatcgtgTTAAGACCACATATGACCAGCGCACCAGAGTagcaaccatcgccgatgaagaaAGTCGTAGATCAGAAGAGTCAAACCTGTAAACACCCAAACGAAGACGAATGAAGATCGGATCCAAACAGATCCACCAAAGACTAGCACCgcccgaatcccgcgagatccgacggagacaaacctccacacgccctcagacgatgctagacacaccatcGGGACGGGAATAGAAcgtgggagacattattcctactaaGGAACGTCGCCGCCATCACACAACCCCAACCAAGACGTTGAatctaacaagaacaagaagggggTCCCTCCCGCCGGCAGGGGGCCGAGATACTCCACACCTCCAGCCTAGAGGCCATCGGAGATGGGGCGGACCGGCTGCGGCACCAACAGGaggagaagaacttttcttatagAGGAGGAAAGAGATGGAATCTGCCTCATCTAGCTAATTGATGTAGTACACCCCTCAAACAAAAAATAGTAATGTAGAACAGGTGGTTCTAGGAGGAGCGTGGATGGTCGTAGCCGGCACAGTGCTGATGGAGAACGATGGTTGCATGAAAATGCTGCTTCACAGGAGCGACGATGTCGGCTGTTGTTAACTTTGCTCTACGTGCACTTTAATTTCTTCCTACAAAATATGTTCTAGTGTAATAATGTTGAGGCCGTTGCTATTATTGAAAACCATTATCTTTTCATCAAAATTCCCTAAAAAAGACAAAGAATTTAAACCCCCGTTGTCTTAGGACTTTGGGAATAACCATATATAGCTTGTTCAATTTCTCTCTTGTGGATGATTTGGATCAACTTATCTGTATGTATCCTATGTTGCAAGTTGTGTGTTCATTTGTACTAGTTTTCCTTGTGGTTCCTCCTGATTtttctcgtgttcttcgtgtttctctcAAATCCACCTTCAATTCATGAAGACCGGACCACTCCAGTATCTTGCCCCGCATCATTGAGGTAATAAATTGAGAATGTTTCGCCAAAGTTTCACGTAGTCGGCTTATAAACCAGACCATCTCCGAGGAAGAAATTACGTTTCAATAGCGTGTAGGGTGTATGCGGAGCACCTATTAGGCCGGGTGCAACACTCAACAATGCCTTTGCCAAGTTGAAATTGCCCTTCTCCGAGTACATGGGGTACTTGACAAACAAGTTTTCCAGTAGTGAGGTCACCACGCACTGGTCCAGATTGATCGTGAACTTAACCGACCATTGTGTGTCACATGCCATTCTAAAATCTCACAAAATTTCCTAACGTATATAGAAAATATATATCATATTTGTAGTATTAGTCATAAATATTTTCTCACTGAATGAACTAGCTAGTTTGGTGGAGCCCTTCCAAGTCAACCCGACCAATAGCATGCACAACGCCATGACTGCGTTCTAGGCAATATGGATCATACTAGAGGGTGACGATGCGCTTCGCCGCGCCGTTACTCGGTCGTGAGCTAAGTCTCCTATTTTACACGGGATTTTTTTTGTTATCGGTGAGCACTGTTACACAGAAAAATCAAAGAACCGAACCAAGTTTACCGATATTCCTGGTTTATTTGGTTTATGGTGTCCTGATCGGTGTTTCCATCGCTAGTTGTTTAATGTTTTGGTGTATCATCAGTTTTCATCCTCTATAAACTGAATTGACCATTGGACAATACTCCCTCCATCCTTAAAAGAGTGTACTTTTAACTATGttggaaagtcaaacttttttatATTTAACGGTATTTATACAACACATTTATGCCCTCAAATTAGTAGCATccgattcatgataaaatatactttcatcatatacctatttggtttcacaaacattgatatattttgTAGAAACTCGGTAAAATTTTaagatagtttgaccctccaacaaagttagaagtacactctttaaaggacgggGGGAGTATGCATCAAAATTGGCCTCCTTTTTCTCTAATTTCCTTACTTTGCTGGCCCAAGGCCCAGACACCACGCACACGCGCACACAACCCAATTTACTCATGCATCTGCCTCTCAAAAACACTCTACACTGTACTGTTATTCACCACCAAACGGACTCCAATTTCTCAATCTAGTTGCCTCCCAATCTTGGGTCAGATCTACTGATCCAACAGGTGCTCATGTTGGCTTGGATCTCCAACGCCTAATATTTCCTTTCTGGCTCTTCCCCACCGCTAGCACGATGTCGGTATTCCATTGCAAATCCACCACTTTAGACCGAATGGTGTAGACGAAGAGAGCTATGACCCGACCACATGATCCTATTCAACATGCAACTTGTTTTTTTAGGGCAGTCTAACTTGTCGAAAGAACACCAAATGTGCACCGTCCCAGGACATTCGCTTTGACTGGGTAGCTAGTCGGCTTTGTTGGGCATCGGGCCAACCAGAGGatcgaagaaaaaaacaaaaaaaaggaggaGAACTGTATAAAGTAAATGGATTGTtcttgaaaaaataaaataaacttttgcaaattttgaaaaacaatataaaaaaatgttcatgaattaataAAAGTTTATGAATTCAAAAAATTATTAGCAAATTTTAAAAAGTTAAAAAATGTTTGCGAAGTTTTTTAGAATTTCcctaaattttaaaattttcaccgGTTTCAAAAGAAGTTCCCttgatttaaaaaatgttaacgaatttgaaaaatgttctcagatttaaaaaaatgtttcacATCTGTAGGGATTCTTTCcgtgcatgcgtgtggcccaaatgaGCAAGCACTCAATTTTCTTTCGTCCGTACCAAGAAGTCAACAACATGTATCACGAGAGATTGATCTTGTAGTCAGAACAACCTGTCCTGAATCAAATTAACTACGCTTCTCTGCATAATACATGAGGTGCAGATCGAGATCGATGCTGATGGTGCCCCAGACGGTCGCCGGCGCCAGCAGGCGAGTTCCTCAGTGTCGACCTCGCCGGTTATTGGGGTCAGTGACTGCCAGGGTGTGGCTCTAAATAAAATATAGACTCTAGACCACAACAGAAAAGAGAACACACATATATAAATTTGCCCAACAAGCGGGTAGCCGATGTACATTTCATACGATGTGGTCAAGTAAGAAACAGTTAAGAGGAAAACAACATGCGCAATAGCTACTAGTATAAGCTCTGGAGTCCGGGAACAACTAAACCACAGAGATGCCATGAATGGTTATTGATTTATATGGACCTTGACATTATGAGCGGTGGCCATCGCCATCACCCTCGCCTTCGCGTTGATCACCTCTATGACATGAGTCCACTTTCTCCTTCGCCTCTATGATCTTCTTCCTCAACTAATCCACCTCCTCGCTTGTCCATAGACGGTAACTCGGAGGAGGAACCTTGAGATGAGGAAACTTTCACCGCAGACATTGCACACCTTCTtgtcatgcagaaatgcctccttgaTGTTCACGGTTCACCGCAACTTGAATGACAAGCTTGACGTATCCCATGAAGTTGTCGTTGGGCTGGAAGCCGTAGATAGTTAGTCTGGCCAGATTCTTATGCTTGAAATCAAGAGTAGATGGCTCCCACTTCACATCCATTTTATTGGTGTATTATTTTTGCGACTTCCTTTGGCACTTATGATCGCATACCGTAATGCAAAGCTCTTCTAGAGATGTTGCAGCCTCAAGAAGGAACATTGTCCAAGCAATATCACATTCTTCAGGAAGATTATCCAAATTCATAAACCGTAGTTTGGCAAGCACACGAGTAAGCACTTTCGGGCATTCCCGTTGAACCCAAATCTGGGAGAGATAAAGAAATTAATAATGAATCCAAGTTGTTCACAAATTACATCTCAAGTGACACATAAGTTACTACAGTTGCATATCACAACCATACAATGAGAATTGAATAGAGATGATTTGGGTGGGTACCTTTTCACTCCAATATTCCTGGTACAAATCGCTTATGGAGGGAACATTGCAGGTCATCTGTTGGAGCTTTGGTAGATGGTGAAGCTCCATTGTTTTGAATTCCCCATAGGAGATAAGAAGCTCAAGGAGTCGAGTGTGTTCTACATGCAATGTTGAATGGATCCCCACGTCGCACTCAAAGAAACACAATGACTCGAGCCGCTTGCAGGTGCTTAGAATGTTCTGTATGTCCAGTTCACCAAACCTCAGATTTTGCAGTTGCGGTCTTCTGAGGCCATCAAAAGCATTTGCACAATGACGAAGAAAATTATCGAACTGCTTAACAAAGACCAGGGGATACACCTCGGTGCAATGATAGGTATCCCTTGGCATCAAGATCTCAAACTCGGTTGCATCTAGTTTCTGGGTCACCATGGCGAGGCCGGCTGATATATCAATGGAGTGACAACGAGAGGGACCCAAGAAAACTTGAGCTTTAGCTTGCGAATGGTAATCTGCGGAAATCACGTGCTCATGACCTTGTCTATCACATCGGCCATGACGCAATTGATTCGAAAGAAATAGTGGGGGATAATATCGTGGAGAATCAGCGAGCCGAGGCAGTTTATGCATTTGCCTCGAGAGGATGCAGGTTCTTACACGATCAAGCGTACCCACCCTCTCGACAATGTTGCCATTGGGCAGCTTGCTTAGTATGTGTTCGTTGTCAGATGCTGTTGTCAGATGCTTTCTTTAACTGCAATTCTCCAGGAGGGAAATTAGTCATGGGTGATAGATCATATATTGAGTTAGATCAAAAGAAAAATAGCAATACAAAACAGGAGACTTACATCATGGCCGACCTTATGAGTGGAAGCCACCGCCATCGCCCTCCCCTTGATCACCTCTGCGATCTCCAGTCTGAATGAATCCACCTCCTCGCTGGTCTGTGGACAACTCCAAGGACGAACCCCGAGATGAGGAAACTTGTCAACGCAGTGCTTGCACACCTTCCTGTCGTATAGAGATACCTCCTTGATGTTCTCCGCAGCTTCAGTGACGCGCCTGACGTATCCCATGAAGTTGTCGTTGGGTTGGAAGCCAAAGATAGTTAGTCTGGAAAGATTATTGTGCTTGAAACCGGGATTAGATGGCTCCCAGTTCACATCGGTTTTCTGGGAGTAACTTTTTTGCGACTCCAATTGGCATTTATGATCCCATACTGTGATGCAAAGCTCCTCTAAGGATGGCGCAGCTTCAAGAAGGAACATTGtccaagcgatgtcacattcctcaGGAAGATTGTTAAGATTCACGCGCCGTAGTTTGCCGAGCACACGTGCAAGCACTTTAGGGCATTCTGGTAGAACCCAAACCTGGGAGAGATAATACAACACTTGTAAATTACATCAAGTGATGCATAAGTTACTACCGTAGACATATAACAATCAGACAACGTATATTTCATATGCATGTATATAATGGACCTAGCCACACAAAAAATATGTTGGATCAGAAGTGAACTTATATCCGGCTCACGTACACTTGGACTCATGCTTTCAGTGGATTATCCACTTTGTGATAATAAATGCTTCTAATTAAGGTAATTTAccatcatatatatagagagacgAAACGAGACAAAGATGATTACCTTTTCACTTTGAAAATCGAGGTGCAGGTCACTTATTGAGGGGACATTAACAAGCAGCTCGCTCAGCTTGAGGGTCCTGTTTATAATGAACGCATGCGCCAGAGTTAGCTTGGAGAGCTGAGGGGCATAGCCCAAAATCAAGGGATTGTCTAGGTTATCAAATATCCATCTATGCAAGGTCATCCGTCGAAGCTCCGGCAGGCAGCCGAGCTCCACTGTTGAGAACTTTGCATAGGCGAAGATAAGCTCAACGAGTCTGGCATGCTCTACGTGCAGCACCGGAAGTTTCCGCGCGTCACAATGGAGCAAACGCAACGACTCCAGCCGCTTGCAGGTGGCTAGGATGTTGGGTATGTCCGATTCACCGAACCTCAGGTTCTGCAGATGCAGCCGCGTGAGACCGGCAAACGCGCCGATAAAGTTGTTGAACAGCTTCGCGGAGTCGAGAAGATCGGCATCGGAGCGCCTATAATAGATGTCCTTGGTCAGGATATCGAACTCGGCCGCGTCGATCTTCTGCGTGGCCATGGCGAGGGCGACGGCCCTGCCGATCTTGAGATGGTCGTCGCCTCTCATGATGAACCTGAGCTTGAGGTTGCGGATGGGGATCTGTGGAGACCTCGTGCTGAGGATCTTGTCGGTCATGTCGGCCACGCCGCGGTTCTTGCGGTGTAGATCAAGGTCGCCGAGATCGATGACGATCTGCGAGAGCAAGGCCGGCAGGTTGAGCGTTTGCCTGGAGACGACGCAGGTCCTGACGGTGCCGAGCCTCTCCAGGATGTTGAGTAGCACATCGTCGGGCAGTTTGAT from Triticum dicoccoides isolate Atlit2015 ecotype Zavitan chromosome 6A, WEW_v2.0, whole genome shotgun sequence encodes:
- the LOC119316146 gene encoding uncharacterized protein LOC119316146, which produces MVTQKLDATEFEILMPRDTYHCTEVYPLVFVKQFDNFLRHCANAFDGLRRPQLQNLRFGELDIQNILSTCKRLESLCFFECDVGIHSTLHVEHTRLLELLISYGEFKTMELHHLPKLQQMTCNVPSISDLYQEYWSEKIWVQRECPKVLTRVLAKLRFMNLDNLPEECDIAWTMFLLEAATSLEELCITLPEIDRLIKLPDDVLLNILERVGTLDAVRTCVVSKRTLKLPALLSQIVIVPSARDLRWKNRQVVDMTERILSTRSPQVPIRALKLRFMMTGDDHLRIGRSVALAMATQKVDAAEFEILTKRQYNDYSHDDLLSFAKLFNDFISECPAAFAGLTRLHLHNLRFGESDVPTILRTCTRLESLCFFQCDAGERSMLTLHHARLAELDITSGKFLVIRLGSLPNLQRMSYRNWQYDDHCPIALGFVPTLSNLDLSRGYAVDRALDLSKTLVKAPPISHLHLDFQSEKIWIRPECPKVLAPLLGKLRLVNLDNLPEECDIAWTMFLLEAAPSIEELSITVWGQKCQRKSQTSYSNGMDVKWELSTPDFKHMNLARLTIYGFQSNNNFMGYVKRVVQAAVNIKEVSLHDRKVCKVCVDKFFCLGVRPWSCLGTSEEADSFRKEITEVINARARARGMMMAMAMAMAMAMAIASAHKVFVSGSYLTDSGFIL
- the LOC119316147 gene encoding uncharacterized protein LOC119316147, whose translation is MSIQLLKVDRLIKLPDDVLLNILERLGTVRTCVVSRQTLNLPALLSQIVIDLGDLDLHRKNRGVADMTDKILSTRSPQIPIRNLKLRFIMRGDDHLKIGRAVALAMATQKIDAAEFDILTKDIYYRRSDADLLDSAKLFNNFIGAFAGLTRLHLQNLRFGESDIPNILATCKRLESLRLLHCDARKLPVLHVEHARLVELIFAYAKFSTVELGCLPELRRMTLHRWIFDNLDNPLILGYAPQLSKLTLAHAFIINRTLKLSELLVNVPSISDLHLDFQSEKVWVLPECPKVLARVLGKLRRVNLNNLPEECDIAWTMFLLEAAPSLEELCITVWDHKCQLESQKSYSQKTDVNWEPSNPGFKHNNLSRLTIFGFQPNDNFMGYVRRVTEAAENIKEVSLYDRKVCKHCVDKFPHLGVRPWSCPQTSEEVDSFRLEIAEVIKGRAMAVASTHKVGHDLKKASDNSI